A portion of the Paenibacillus hamazuiensis genome contains these proteins:
- a CDS encoding IS1634 family transposase, with amino-acid sequence MFIRQTSTQHKKSNTTYTKHQLVESYRTGKGPRQRVIMELGTLTLPKSQWRTLAAVLEARLAGQDSLLAEEPAIAEAADAAMKHYRFVQTKAQEKQQRHEQRELVTVDLQSIASSEHRSLGPELVAHTFWERLGLNRILKDCGLSTQQQALAQAVVIGRLVAPSSDLAAWHWLRNQTALLELLPTDLSRIRKDAIYEIADELLAHKVRIEQALRDQEALLFPSRTTLFLYDLTNTYFEGQCKNNTLAKRGKSKEQRADRPLVTLALVVDHRGFPIFSRIYGGNQSEPKTLPDILDRLYTPEEPHLFAQERPTIVMDRGIATKDNIQLLKSGGYPYLVVERRAVEKEYVQEFEQARNTFEPIGNDVTSETVFVKKIPWENGSRVLCLSAGREQKEQAMDALKEERFLQDLVRLQMSVAKGNIQLVEKVGERVGRLKERYPSIAAHYDIVLQLDEAKKKVTAVTYVKKESRAKRQTLTGCYVIETSHQDLAAADIWRLYTTLTQVEEAFRSLKTDLGMRPVYHQQKSRTEGHLFISVLAYHLLISIEKTLIEQDDHRRWSTVRNVLSTHQRSTIMLTDAQDQIHHIRVSSSPESAHQEIYRLLDIKDPLKRKHTVVAKRL; translated from the coding sequence ATGTTCATTCGTCAAACCTCTACCCAACACAAAAAATCGAATACCACGTACACCAAGCATCAATTGGTCGAGTCCTACCGTACCGGCAAAGGTCCGCGCCAACGGGTCATTATGGAACTAGGTACGCTCACGCTCCCCAAATCTCAGTGGCGCACGTTGGCTGCCGTTCTGGAAGCTCGTTTAGCCGGACAAGATTCTCTCCTGGCCGAAGAGCCTGCGATTGCCGAAGCGGCCGATGCGGCGATGAAGCATTACCGGTTCGTTCAAACCAAAGCCCAAGAAAAGCAACAACGGCACGAACAACGCGAACTGGTCACCGTGGATCTTCAGAGTATCGCTTCCTCCGAACACCGTTCACTCGGTCCGGAATTGGTCGCGCATACCTTTTGGGAGCGATTAGGATTGAACCGAATTCTGAAAGACTGTGGATTATCCACGCAGCAACAGGCGCTTGCTCAAGCGGTCGTGATCGGTCGGCTCGTTGCTCCTTCCAGCGATTTGGCGGCATGGCATTGGCTTCGCAACCAAACCGCCTTGTTGGAACTGTTGCCGACGGATCTTTCTCGCATCCGTAAAGATGCCATTTACGAGATCGCGGACGAACTGCTTGCCCACAAAGTTCGGATCGAGCAGGCGCTGCGCGACCAGGAAGCGCTCTTGTTTCCGAGCCGGACGACATTGTTTCTGTATGATTTGACCAACACGTATTTCGAGGGCCAGTGCAAGAACAATACGCTGGCCAAACGCGGCAAATCCAAAGAACAACGCGCTGACCGGCCGCTGGTGACGCTGGCGCTCGTGGTGGATCACCGGGGTTTTCCGATCTTTAGCCGCATTTATGGCGGCAACCAATCCGAACCGAAAACGCTGCCGGACATTCTGGATCGCCTGTACACACCGGAAGAACCGCATCTGTTTGCCCAAGAGCGGCCGACGATCGTCATGGATCGGGGGATTGCCACCAAGGACAATATCCAGTTGCTCAAATCCGGCGGTTATCCTTATCTGGTGGTCGAGCGCCGGGCTGTCGAGAAAGAGTATGTGCAGGAATTCGAACAGGCCAGAAACACATTCGAACCCATCGGCAATGACGTCACCTCCGAGACGGTTTTTGTCAAAAAAATCCCGTGGGAGAACGGCTCACGGGTACTCTGCCTGAGCGCCGGACGGGAACAGAAAGAACAAGCGATGGACGCGCTCAAGGAAGAGCGTTTCCTGCAGGACCTGGTCCGCTTACAGATGTCCGTTGCCAAAGGCAACATTCAACTTGTCGAAAAGGTTGGCGAACGGGTCGGTCGACTGAAAGAGCGATACCCGAGCATCGCTGCTCACTACGACATCGTACTGCAGCTCGATGAGGCAAAGAAGAAGGTGACGGCTGTCACTTACGTCAAGAAAGAAAGCCGCGCCAAACGTCAAACATTGACCGGTTGTTACGTGATTGAAACCAGTCATCAGGACTTGGCGGCGGCAGACATTTGGCGACTGTACACGACGCTTACGCAAGTCGAAGAAGCGTTTCGTTCGCTGAAGACGGATTTGGGTATGCGTCCTGTTTACCATCAGCAAAAGAGTCGGACGGAAGGTCACTTGTTTATTTCCGTGCTGGCGTATCACTTGCTCATAAGCATCGAGAAGACGCTCATCGAGCAAGATGATCACCGCCGTTGGTCAACGGTGCGCAACGTATTATCCACGCATCAACGCAGCACGATCATGCTCACCGATGCTCAGGACCAGATTCACCACATTCGGGTTTCGAGTTCGCCGGAAAGCGCTCATCAGGAAATCTATCGATTGCTCGATATCAAAGATCCGCTCAAACGCAAACATACGGTGGTTGCAAAAAGATTGTAG